A region from the Mycobacterium heidelbergense genome encodes:
- the dnaJ gene encoding molecular chaperone DnaJ: MARDYYGLLGVSRNASDADIKRAYRKLARELHPDVNPDEAAQAKFKEISVAYEVLSDPEKRRIVDLGGDPLESAAAAGGGFGGFGNLGDVFEAFFGGGFSAGSASRGPVGRVRPGSDSLLRMRLDLEECATGVTKQVTVDTAVLCDRCQGRGTNGDSAPIPCDTCGGRGEVQTVQRSLLGQMVTSRPCPTCRGVGTVIPDPCHQCMGDGRVRARREISVKIPAGVGDGMRVRLAAQGEVGPGGGPAGDLYVEVHEQAHDIFVREGDDLHCTVSVPMVDAALGATVTVDAILDGTSEITIPPGTQPGSVITLRGHGMPHLRSGVRGNLHVHVEVVVPARLDHHDTELLRELKNRRSRDVPEVRSTHAGGGLFSRLRETFTGR, from the coding sequence GTGGCACGCGATTATTACGGGCTGCTCGGCGTGAGCAGAAACGCCAGCGATGCGGACATCAAGCGCGCGTACCGCAAGCTGGCGCGCGAGTTGCATCCCGACGTCAACCCCGATGAGGCCGCGCAGGCGAAGTTCAAGGAGATCAGCGTCGCCTACGAGGTGCTGAGCGATCCCGAGAAACGCCGGATCGTCGACTTGGGCGGGGATCCGCTGGAGAGCGCCGCGGCGGCGGGCGGCGGGTTCGGCGGCTTCGGCAATCTGGGCGACGTCTTCGAGGCCTTTTTCGGCGGAGGCTTCAGCGCCGGCTCGGCGTCACGCGGCCCCGTCGGCCGGGTGCGGCCGGGGTCGGACTCGCTGCTGCGGATGCGGCTGGACCTCGAGGAGTGCGCCACCGGCGTGACCAAGCAGGTCACCGTCGACACCGCCGTGTTGTGCGACCGGTGCCAGGGCAGGGGCACCAACGGCGATTCCGCGCCGATCCCCTGCGACACCTGCGGTGGTCGCGGCGAGGTGCAGACGGTGCAGCGTTCGCTGCTGGGCCAGATGGTGACGTCGCGGCCGTGTCCCACCTGCCGGGGCGTCGGAACGGTCATCCCCGACCCGTGCCACCAATGCATGGGCGACGGCCGGGTGCGGGCCCGCCGGGAGATCAGCGTCAAGATCCCCGCCGGCGTCGGCGACGGGATGCGGGTCCGGCTCGCCGCCCAGGGTGAGGTCGGGCCCGGGGGAGGGCCGGCCGGCGACCTGTATGTCGAGGTGCACGAGCAGGCTCACGACATCTTCGTCCGCGAGGGCGACGACCTGCACTGCACGGTCTCGGTGCCGATGGTCGACGCGGCGCTGGGGGCGACCGTCACCGTCGACGCCATCCTGGACGGCACGAGCGAGATCACCATCCCGCCCGGCACGCAGCCCGGTTCGGTCATCACGCTGCGCGGCCACGGGATGCCGCACCTGCGGTCGGGCGTGCGGGGCAACCTGCATGTCCACGTCGAGGTGGTGGTCCCGGCCCGGCTGGACCACCACGACACCGAACTGCTGCGCGAGCTGAAGAATCGCCGCAGCCGCGACGTGCCCGAGGTCCGCTCGACGCACGCCGGCGGCGGCCTGTTCAGCCGGCTGCGCGAGACCTTCACCGGCCGCTAG
- a CDS encoding hemolysin family protein, which yields MTGLSQLLGAIALIALGGLFAAIDAAISTVSLARVQELVRDERPGAVSLLGVMTERPRYINLVVLLRIICEITATVLLVVFLYDNFGITWALFGAATIMVVTSFVVIGVGPRTLGRQHAYSISLTTALPLRVISWLLMPISRLLVVLGNALTPGRGLRNGPFASEIELREVVDLAQQRGVVAADERRMIQSVFELGDTPAREVMVPRTEMIWIESDKFASQAITLAVRSGHSRIPVIGENVDDVVGVVYLKDLVQQTFLSPDGGRDTKVSQVMRPAVFVPDSKPLDALLREMQRDRNHMALLVDEYGAIAGLVSIEDVLEEIVGEIADEYDEAETAPIEELGDKRFRVSARLPIEDVGELYGVEFDDDLDVDTVGGLLALELGRVPLPGAEVVSHGLRLRAEGGPDPRGRVRINTVLLSPADPEPNGGEADRHG from the coding sequence TTGACCGGACTGTCTCAACTGCTCGGCGCGATCGCCCTGATCGCTCTGGGCGGGCTCTTCGCGGCGATCGACGCCGCCATCAGCACGGTGTCGCTGGCCCGGGTGCAGGAACTGGTGCGCGACGAGCGGCCCGGCGCGGTGTCCCTGTTGGGGGTGATGACCGAGCGGCCGCGCTACATCAACCTGGTCGTGCTGCTGCGCATCATCTGCGAGATCACCGCCACCGTCTTGCTGGTGGTGTTCCTCTATGACAACTTCGGCATTACCTGGGCGTTGTTCGGCGCCGCGACCATCATGGTGGTGACCAGCTTCGTCGTCATCGGCGTGGGCCCGCGCACCCTCGGCCGCCAGCACGCCTATTCCATTTCGTTGACGACGGCCCTTCCGCTGCGGGTGATTTCGTGGCTGTTGATGCCGATCAGCCGGTTGCTGGTGGTCCTGGGCAACGCGCTCACCCCCGGGCGGGGCCTGCGGAACGGGCCGTTCGCCTCCGAGATCGAACTGCGCGAGGTCGTCGATCTGGCCCAGCAGCGCGGCGTGGTCGCCGCCGACGAGCGCCGGATGATCCAGTCGGTCTTCGAACTCGGCGACACCCCGGCGCGCGAGGTGATGGTGCCCCGCACCGAGATGATCTGGATCGAAAGTGACAAGTTCGCCAGCCAGGCGATAACCCTGGCCGTGCGCAGCGGCCATTCCCGCATCCCGGTGATCGGCGAGAACGTCGACGACGTCGTCGGGGTCGTGTACCTGAAAGACCTTGTCCAGCAGACCTTTTTATCGCCCGACGGCGGCCGCGACACCAAGGTGTCACAGGTGATGCGTCCGGCGGTGTTCGTGCCGGACTCCAAGCCGCTGGACGCGCTGCTGCGCGAGATGCAGCGCGACCGCAACCACATGGCCCTGCTCGTCGACGAGTACGGGGCAATCGCCGGGCTGGTCAGCATCGAGGACGTGCTGGAGGAAATCGTCGGCGAGATCGCCGACGAGTACGACGAGGCGGAGACGGCGCCGATAGAGGAGTTGGGCGACAAACGTTTTCGGGTGTCGGCGCGGCTGCCGATCGAGGACGTCGGCGAGCTGTACGGCGTGGAGTTCGACGACGACCTCGACGTCGACACCGTGGGCGGCCTGCTGGCCCTGGAATTGGGCCGGGTTCCGCTGCCGGGCGCCGAGGTCGTGTCGCACGGCCTGCGGCTGCGCGCCGAGGGCGGCCCGGATCCCCGTGGACGGGTGCGGATCAACACCGTTCTGCTCAGCCCGGCCGACCCCGAGCCCAACGGTGGGGAGGCCGATCGGCATGGCTGA
- a CDS encoding PhoH family protein, with amino-acid sequence MTPRETSAADTVPSVRSSIDVPPDLVVGLLGSADENLRALERTLNADLHVRGNAITLSGEPADVALAERVISELVAIVGGGQPLTPEVVRHSVAMLVGAGDESPAEVLTLDILSRRGKTIRPKTLNQKRYVDAIDANTIVFGIGPAGTGKTYLAMAKAVNALQTKQVSRIILTRPAVEAGERLGFLPGTLSEKIDPYLRPLYDALYDMMDAELIPKLMSAGVIEVAPLAYMRGRTLNDAFIVLDEAQNTTAEQMKMFLTRLGFGSKIVVTGDITQVDLPGGARSGLRSAMEILDRVDDIHIAELTSVDVVRHRLVSEIVDAYAKFEEPGLTMNRAARRASGSRNRR; translated from the coding sequence GTGACGCCCCGCGAGACCAGCGCTGCTGACACGGTCCCTTCGGTTCGCAGCAGCATCGACGTTCCGCCCGATCTCGTCGTGGGCCTTCTCGGTTCGGCAGACGAGAACCTGCGCGCACTGGAACGCACGCTCAACGCCGACCTGCATGTGCGCGGCAACGCCATCACCCTGTCGGGCGAGCCGGCCGACGTCGCGCTGGCCGAGCGGGTGATCTCGGAGCTGGTCGCCATCGTGGGCGGCGGTCAGCCGTTGACGCCGGAGGTGGTGCGCCACAGCGTCGCCATGCTGGTCGGCGCCGGCGACGAGTCGCCCGCGGAGGTGCTCACCCTCGACATCCTGTCGCGCCGCGGTAAGACGATCCGGCCCAAGACGCTCAACCAGAAGCGTTACGTCGACGCCATCGACGCCAACACCATCGTCTTCGGGATCGGCCCGGCCGGCACCGGCAAGACGTACCTGGCGATGGCCAAGGCGGTCAACGCGCTGCAGACCAAACAGGTGAGCCGCATCATCCTGACCCGGCCCGCGGTGGAAGCCGGTGAGCGCCTGGGCTTTCTGCCGGGCACGCTCAGCGAGAAGATCGACCCGTATCTGCGGCCGCTGTACGACGCGCTGTACGACATGATGGACGCCGAGCTGATCCCGAAGTTGATGTCCGCCGGGGTCATTGAGGTCGCGCCGCTGGCATACATGCGGGGTCGCACGTTGAACGACGCGTTCATCGTCCTCGACGAGGCGCAGAACACCACCGCCGAGCAGATGAAGATGTTCCTCACCCGACTGGGCTTCGGGTCGAAGATCGTCGTCACCGGGGACATCACGCAGGTCGACCTGCCGGGTGGCGCCAGGTCCGGCCTGCGGTCGGCGATGGAGATCCTGGACCGCGTCGACGACATTCACATCGCGGAGCTGACCAGCGTGGACGTGGTGCGCCACCGGCTGGTCTCGGAAATCGTCGACGCCTACGCGAAATTCGAAGAACCCGGCCTGACGATGAATCGGGCGGCTCGGCGGGCTTCCGGTTCCCGCAATCGCCGATGA
- the mbtG gene encoding NADPH-dependent L-lysine N(6)-monooxygenase MbtG, translated as MSTLAVLGAGAKAVAVAAKASVLRDMGVEVPDVVAVERIGVGANWQASGGWTDGAHRLGTSPEKDVGFPYRSALVPRRNAELDERMTRYSWQSYLIATASFAEWIDRGRPAPTHRRWSQYLGWVADHVGLNVVHGEVEELAVTGDRWALRTHETTVHADALMITGPGQAEKSLLPGNPRMLSIAQFWDRAAGDDRISAERVAVIGGGETAASMLNELFRHRVSSITVISPQATLFTRGEGFFENSLFSDPTDWTALTPDERRDALARTDRGVFSANVQDGLLADDRIHHLRGRVAHAVGRDGQIRLTLSTNRGSENLETVHGFDLVIDGSGADPLWFTSLFSQDALDLLELGLGGPLTADGLQEAIGYDLAVSEVTPKLFLPNLSGLNQGPGFPNLSCLGLLSDRVLAAELSTHPTMRRSDEHQSL; from the coding sequence ATGAGCACGCTTGCGGTCCTGGGCGCCGGAGCCAAGGCGGTCGCCGTCGCGGCCAAGGCGTCGGTGTTGCGCGACATGGGTGTCGAGGTCCCCGACGTGGTCGCGGTGGAACGCATCGGGGTCGGGGCCAACTGGCAGGCCAGCGGCGGCTGGACCGACGGGGCCCACCGGCTGGGCACCAGCCCGGAAAAGGACGTCGGCTTTCCCTACCGGTCGGCGCTGGTGCCGCGCCGCAACGCCGAGCTCGACGAGCGGATGACCCGCTACAGCTGGCAGTCCTACCTGATCGCCACCGCGTCGTTCGCCGAATGGATCGACCGCGGCAGGCCGGCGCCGACCCACCGCCGGTGGAGCCAGTATCTGGGCTGGGTGGCCGACCACGTCGGCCTGAACGTGGTGCACGGCGAGGTCGAGGAGCTGGCCGTCACCGGGGACCGCTGGGCGCTGCGCACCCACGAGACGACCGTGCACGCCGACGCCCTGATGATCACCGGGCCCGGGCAGGCCGAAAAGTCGCTGCTGCCCGGCAACCCGCGAATGCTGTCGATCGCCCAGTTCTGGGACCGCGCCGCCGGCGACGACCGGATCAGCGCCGAGCGGGTGGCGGTGATCGGCGGCGGCGAGACGGCCGCGTCCATGCTCAACGAGCTGTTCCGGCACCGGGTTTCGAGCATCACCGTCATCTCCCCGCAGGCCACGCTGTTCACCCGCGGCGAGGGCTTCTTCGAGAACTCGCTGTTTTCCGACCCCACCGACTGGACCGCCCTGACGCCGGACGAACGCCGCGACGCGCTGGCCCGCACCGACCGCGGGGTGTTCTCGGCGAACGTGCAGGACGGGCTGCTGGCCGACGACCGCATCCACCACCTGCGCGGCCGGGTCGCCCACGCGGTGGGGCGGGACGGGCAGATCCGGCTGACGCTGTCCACCAACCGGGGCAGTGAGAACCTCGAGACGGTGCACGGTTTCGACCTGGTCATCGACGGTTCCGGCGCCGACCCGCTCTGGTTCACCTCGCTGTTCAGCCAGGACGCGCTGGACCTGCTCGAACTCGGGCTGGGCGGCCCGCTGACGGCCGACGGTCTGCAGGAGGCGATCGGCTACGACCTGGCGGTCAGCGAGGTCACCCCGAAGCTGTTCCTGCCGAACCTGTCCGGCCTCAACCAGGGGCCCGGGTTTCCGAACCTGAGCTGCCTGGGATTGCTGTCCGACCGGGTGCTGGCCGCGGAGTTGTCCACACACCCCACGATGAGGAGAAGCGATGAGCACCAATCCCTTTGA
- the hrcA gene encoding heat-inducible transcriptional repressor HrcA, producing the protein MGSADERRFEVLRAIVADFVATKEPIGSKTLVERHNLGVSSATVRNDMAVLEAEGYITQPHTSSGRVPTEKGYREFVDRLDDVKPLSSAERRAIQGFLESGVDLDDVLRRAVRLLAQLTRQVAVVQYPTLSTSTVRHLEVVALTPARLLMVVITDSGRVDQRIVELGDVIDDHQLSQLREMLGQALVGKRISAASTAVADLAVEVDGRGGLSHNLSNAVGRSATVLLESLLEHTEERLLMGGTANLTRNAADFGGSLRSILEALEEQVVVLRLLAAQQEAGKVTVRIGHETAVEQMVGTSMVSTAYGTSDTVYGGMGVLGPTRMDYPGTIASVAAVALYIGEILGAR; encoded by the coding sequence ATGGGAAGCGCCGACGAGCGTCGCTTTGAGGTACTGCGCGCCATCGTCGCCGACTTCGTCGCCACCAAGGAACCGATCGGCTCGAAGACCTTGGTGGAGCGCCACAACCTGGGCGTCTCGTCGGCGACCGTCCGCAACGACATGGCCGTGCTGGAGGCGGAGGGCTACATCACCCAGCCGCACACCAGCTCCGGGCGGGTGCCCACCGAAAAGGGCTACCGCGAGTTCGTCGACCGGCTCGACGACGTCAAGCCGCTGTCGTCGGCCGAACGGCGCGCCATCCAGGGCTTCCTGGAATCCGGTGTCGACCTCGACGACGTGCTGCGGCGTGCGGTCCGGCTGCTGGCGCAACTGACTCGCCAGGTGGCGGTGGTGCAGTACCCGACCCTGTCGACGTCGACCGTTCGCCATCTGGAAGTGGTCGCGCTGACGCCGGCCCGGCTGCTCATGGTGGTCATCACCGACTCCGGCCGGGTGGACCAGCGCATCGTCGAACTCGGCGACGTCATCGACGATCACCAGCTTTCCCAGTTGCGGGAGATGCTCGGCCAGGCGCTGGTGGGCAAGAGGATCTCCGCGGCGTCGACCGCGGTCGCCGACCTGGCGGTGGAGGTCGACGGCCGCGGCGGGCTGTCCCACAACCTGAGCAACGCCGTCGGCCGCTCGGCGACGGTGCTGCTGGAGTCGCTGCTGGAACACACCGAGGAACGCTTGCTGATGGGCGGGACCGCCAACCTGACCCGGAACGCCGCGGATTTCGGTGGCTCGCTGCGGTCCATCCTGGAGGCGCTCGAGGAGCAGGTGGTCGTGCTGCGGTTGCTGGCGGCCCAGCAGGAAGCCGGCAAGGTGACCGTGCGCATCGGCCACGAGACGGCCGTCGAACAGATGGTCGGCACCTCGATGGTGTCCACCGCGTACGGCACCTCGGATACCGTGTACGGCGGAATGGGCGTGCTGGGGCCTACCCGGATGGACTATCCGGGAACTATCGCCAGCGTCGCCGCGGTTGCTCTGTATATCGGCGAAATTCTGGGTGCCCGATGA
- a CDS encoding 16S rRNA (uracil(1498)-N(3))-methyltransferase yields MSTLFYVDALPETGALAVVDGDEGFHAATVRRIRPGEQLVLGDGAGGLARCRVERAGRDGLQARVLGRWSVAPGRPAVTVVQAVPKSERSESAIELATEAGADAFLAWQAARCVANWDGARAEKGLRRWRAVARSAARQSRRAHIPPVDGVLSTAALIRRVRDEVAAGTAVLALHESAADQLAECHVAQADSVFLVVGPEGGIAPEEAAALTEAGAVAVRLGPQVLRTSTAAAVALGALGVLTPRWEGSSSL; encoded by the coding sequence ATATCCACGCTGTTCTACGTCGACGCGCTGCCCGAGACCGGCGCGCTGGCCGTCGTCGACGGCGACGAGGGCTTCCACGCCGCCACCGTGCGGCGCATCCGTCCCGGCGAACAACTCGTGCTCGGCGACGGCGCCGGCGGCCTCGCCCGCTGCCGCGTCGAGCGCGCCGGGCGCGACGGGCTGCAGGCGCGGGTGCTGGGACGCTGGAGCGTCGCGCCCGGGCGCCCGGCGGTCACGGTGGTGCAGGCCGTGCCCAAGTCCGAGCGCTCGGAGTCGGCGATCGAACTGGCCACCGAGGCCGGCGCCGACGCGTTCCTGGCCTGGCAGGCCGCCCGCTGCGTGGCCAACTGGGACGGCGCCCGCGCCGAAAAGGGCCTGCGCCGGTGGCGCGCCGTCGCCCGTTCGGCGGCCCGGCAATCCCGCCGGGCCCACATCCCACCCGTCGACGGAGTGTTGTCCACCGCGGCGCTGATCCGGCGGGTCCGCGACGAGGTGGCCGCCGGGACGGCGGTGCTGGCCCTGCACGAGTCGGCTGCCGACCAGCTCGCCGAGTGCCATGTCGCCCAAGCGGATTCGGTGTTCCTGGTGGTCGGGCCCGAGGGCGGCATCGCGCCGGAGGAGGCCGCCGCGTTGACCGAGGCCGGCGCGGTGGCGGTCCGGCTCGGCCCCCAGGTGTTGCGGACCTCGACGGCCGCCGCCGTGGCGTTGGGGGCGCTGGGCGTGCTCACCCCCCGCTGGGAAGGTTCGTCGAGCCTGTAA
- a CDS encoding MbtH family protein, translating to MSTNPFDDDDGSFLVLANDEEQHSLWPAFADVPAGWRAVYGEASRAACLDYVERNWTDMRPKSLRDAMAGD from the coding sequence ATGAGCACCAATCCCTTTGACGACGACGACGGCTCCTTTCTCGTCCTGGCCAACGACGAGGAGCAGCACAGCCTGTGGCCGGCATTCGCCGACGTTCCCGCCGGCTGGCGCGCGGTCTACGGCGAGGCAAGCCGCGCGGCGTGTCTGGACTACGTCGAACGGAATTGGACCGACATGCGGCCGAAGAGCCTGCGCGACGCCATGGCCGGCGACTGA
- a CDS encoding sigma-70 family RNA polymerase sigma factor codes for MTAPGAPGASDASLSARFEAARPQLGAIAYRMLGSVDDAQDAVQEAWLRLSRTDQAIDNLEAWLTTVVARICLNTLRDRHARGREEPVAHLPDPIVDADGEFDPEHRAMLADAVGLALFVVLDTLPPAERLAFVLHDVFAVPFDRIAPIVDRTPEATRKLASRARRRIERSQPAPDGDIAAQREAVDAFFAAGRTGDFDRLVSVLHPGVVLRGDFGPGAAAFRAEGAASVAKLARSYAAPEREARAAAVNGAAGAVVFVAGRPTAIMGFVVRDGRIAAIDVLADPARIARIDLSAVAGS; via the coding sequence GTGACGGCGCCGGGCGCGCCGGGCGCGTCGGACGCGTCGCTGTCGGCGCGTTTTGAGGCGGCGCGGCCCCAGCTGGGCGCCATCGCGTACCGCATGCTGGGCTCGGTCGACGACGCCCAGGACGCCGTGCAGGAGGCGTGGCTGCGGCTGAGCCGCACCGACCAGGCCATCGACAACCTCGAGGCGTGGCTGACCACCGTGGTGGCCCGCATCTGCCTGAACACGCTGCGCGACCGCCATGCCCGCGGCCGCGAGGAGCCGGTGGCGCACCTGCCGGACCCGATCGTGGACGCCGACGGGGAATTCGACCCCGAGCACCGCGCGATGCTGGCCGACGCGGTCGGTCTGGCGCTGTTCGTGGTGCTGGACACGCTGCCGCCGGCGGAGCGGCTGGCGTTCGTGCTGCACGACGTGTTCGCCGTCCCGTTCGACCGGATCGCACCCATCGTCGACCGGACGCCGGAGGCCACCCGCAAGCTGGCCAGCCGGGCGCGCCGCCGGATCGAACGGTCCCAACCGGCTCCCGACGGCGACATCGCCGCGCAACGCGAGGCCGTCGACGCCTTCTTCGCGGCGGGGCGCACCGGCGACTTCGACCGGCTGGTGTCGGTGCTGCATCCCGGCGTGGTCCTGCGCGGCGACTTCGGCCCGGGCGCCGCCGCGTTTCGCGCCGAGGGCGCGGCCTCGGTGGCCAAGCTCGCCCGCAGCTACGCGGCTCCCGAGCGCGAGGCGCGCGCCGCCGCCGTCAACGGCGCCGCGGGCGCGGTCGTCTTCGTCGCCGGGCGGCCGACGGCGATCATGGGATTCGTGGTGCGCGACGGGCGGATCGCGGCGATCGACGTGCTGGCCGACCCGGCCCGCATCGCGCGGATCGACCTGAGCGCCGTAGCGGGCTCTTAG
- a CDS encoding carboxymuconolactone decarboxylase family protein: MSRLKGVSDRDAGLGARIAFFFTKRKLAQMTGLETAGMLEPLRMYAHIPRLLNAYGRLEQAESKLDILSPRHRALAELKSATTVRCEYCIDLGSQIARGWGITDEELLGMADYRNAACFSDVDKLILEYATAISRTPVEVSDELFEALRAHFDTPQLVGLTHVITLGNLRARFNIALGIGSSGFSGDRVCALPETGRA; this comes from the coding sequence ATGTCCCGGCTCAAAGGAGTTTCCGACCGCGACGCCGGCCTGGGCGCCAGGATCGCGTTCTTCTTCACCAAGCGCAAGCTGGCGCAGATGACCGGGCTGGAGACCGCGGGGATGCTCGAACCGCTGCGGATGTACGCGCACATCCCCAGGTTGCTCAACGCCTACGGCAGGCTGGAACAGGCCGAGTCGAAACTGGATATCCTCAGCCCCCGCCACCGCGCGCTGGCCGAGCTGAAGTCGGCGACGACGGTGCGCTGCGAGTACTGCATCGACCTGGGCTCGCAGATCGCGCGGGGGTGGGGAATCACCGACGAGGAATTGCTCGGGATGGCCGATTACCGCAACGCCGCGTGCTTCTCCGACGTCGACAAGCTGATCCTGGAGTACGCCACCGCGATCAGCCGCACCCCGGTCGAGGTGAGCGACGAGCTGTTCGAGGCGCTGCGCGCCCACTTCGACACCCCCCAGCTCGTCGGGCTCACCCACGTCATCACGCTGGGCAACCTGCGCGCCCGGTTCAACATCGCGCTCGGCATCGGGTCGTCCGGCTTTTCGGGCGACCGGGTGTGCGCCCTGCCGGAGACCGGCCGCGCGTGA
- a CDS encoding nuclear transport factor 2 family protein, which translates to MAEAAHDLSALFDEHVADEFVAKDVAATMATMTAHPFVNHVPTMMGGVGADEVADFYREHFIGHWPADTAIIPVCRTVGADRVVDEMIMSFTHDVPMPTFLPGVPPTGRAVKLPVVVVMGFDADSDTPKVAFERIYWDQACLLVQVGLLDGTSLPVTGAAQASKVLDEDQPSNTLLKADHPRAPA; encoded by the coding sequence ATGGCCGAGGCTGCCCACGATCTGAGCGCGCTCTTCGACGAGCACGTCGCCGACGAGTTCGTCGCCAAGGACGTCGCCGCCACCATGGCGACCATGACCGCGCACCCCTTCGTCAACCACGTGCCCACGATGATGGGCGGCGTCGGCGCCGACGAGGTGGCCGACTTCTACCGCGAGCACTTCATCGGGCACTGGCCCGCCGACACCGCGATCATCCCGGTCTGTCGCACCGTCGGCGCCGACCGCGTCGTCGACGAGATGATCATGTCGTTCACGCACGACGTCCCGATGCCGACGTTCCTTCCGGGGGTGCCGCCCACCGGCCGCGCCGTCAAGCTGCCGGTGGTGGTCGTGATGGGGTTCGACGCCGACTCCGATACGCCCAAGGTCGCCTTCGAACGGATCTACTGGGATCAGGCCTGTCTGCTGGTGCAGGTCGGCCTGCTCGACGGCACGTCGCTGCCCGTCACCGGCGCCGCCCAGGCCAGCAAGGTGCTGGACGAGGACCAGCCGTCGAATACGCTGCTGAAGGCTGACCATCCAAGGGCCCCGGCGTAG
- a CDS encoding type II toxin-antitoxin system VapB family antitoxin, whose amino-acid sequence MIFKGVREGKPYPDHGLSYRDWSRIPPRQIRLDELVTTTTVLALDRLLSEDSTFYGDLFPHAVRWKGITYLEDGLHRAVRAALRNRTVLHARVFDMDMPLGQQT is encoded by the coding sequence ATGATTTTCAAGGGCGTCCGCGAAGGCAAGCCGTATCCCGACCACGGGCTGTCCTACAGGGACTGGTCCCGGATACCGCCGCGGCAGATCCGGCTCGACGAATTGGTCACCACGACGACCGTGCTCGCGCTGGACCGCCTGCTGTCGGAGGACTCCACCTTCTACGGCGATCTTTTCCCGCATGCCGTGCGGTGGAAGGGCATCACCTATCTGGAGGACGGCCTGCACCGCGCGGTGCGCGCCGCGCTGCGGAATCGCACCGTGCTCCACGCCCGGGTGTTCGACATGGACATGCCGCTGGGCCAGCAGACGTAG
- the ybeY gene encoding rRNA maturation RNase YbeY, whose amino-acid sequence MTIEVSNESGVDVSEAELVSVARFVIARMDVNPAAELSMVLLDTAAMADLHMRWMDLPGPTDVMSFPMDELEPGGRPDAPEPGPSMLGDIVLCPEFAAEQAAAAGHSLGHELALLTIHGVLHLLGYDHGEPAEEKEMFALQDRLLEEWVAEQVEAYHQDRQEERDRRLLDKSRYFDH is encoded by the coding sequence ATGACCATCGAGGTATCCAACGAGTCGGGCGTCGACGTCTCCGAGGCCGAATTGGTCAGCGTCGCACGGTTTGTCATCGCCAGGATGGACGTCAACCCGGCCGCCGAGCTGTCGATGGTGCTACTGGACACCGCGGCCATGGCCGACCTGCACATGCGCTGGATGGACCTGCCCGGGCCGACCGACGTGATGAGCTTCCCGATGGACGAGCTCGAGCCCGGCGGCCGGCCCGACGCCCCCGAGCCGGGGCCGTCGATGCTGGGCGACATCGTGCTGTGCCCGGAATTCGCCGCCGAACAGGCCGCCGCGGCCGGCCACAGCCTCGGACATGAGTTGGCGCTGTTGACGATTCACGGAGTGCTGCATCTGCTCGGCTACGACCACGGCGAGCCGGCCGAGGAAAAAGAGATGTTCGCCCTGCAGGACCGGCTGCTCGAAGAGTGGGTCGCCGAACAGGTCGAGGCCTACCACCAGGACCGCCAGGAGGAACGCGACCGCCGGTTGCTGGACAAGTCAAGGTATTTCGACCATTGA
- a CDS encoding cytidine deaminase, whose protein sequence is MAEQLDAEDAKLVVLARAAMARAEAGSGAAVRDADGRTYAAAPVALSTLNLTGLQAAVAAAASSGATGLEAAVLVAASADDPGIAAVRELSPTALIIVTDRAGNLV, encoded by the coding sequence ATGGCTGAGCAGCTGGACGCCGAGGACGCCAAGCTGGTGGTGCTGGCGCGGGCCGCGATGGCCCGCGCCGAAGCCGGCAGCGGCGCAGCGGTCCGGGACGCCGACGGCCGCACGTATGCGGCCGCGCCGGTGGCCTTGTCGACGCTGAACCTGACCGGATTGCAGGCGGCCGTGGCCGCGGCCGCGTCCAGCGGCGCGACCGGGTTGGAGGCCGCCGTCCTGGTGGCGGCGTCCGCCGACGATCCCGGGATCGCCGCGGTGCGCGAACTGTCGCCGACGGCCCTGATCATCGTCACCGACCGCGCCGGGAACCTGGTATGA